The genome window ttttacAATTTcattctcggatagtccctgaaacGAATGAAAGTTAATTTTCTTAGTTAAGTGGGTGTAAAATGACCTACATACCCTTTattttaataaacaaataaaactcaaagaaattaaaaaaaaccaTGTGGGACCTTTCTTCTTTCGTGTTCCcagatcatcatcttcatccctataACAACCATCTGCAACTCCAACTCCGGCTACCGATCATCGGACATCATATTCATCAGTAATGACCTCCGTCAATCATCATCTCCATACCATTACTTCCGGCGACCGCCTTCTACACCGACAATCATCACAACCTTAAATATCTGTTCAATATCTGTTTTGATAATCATCACCGCCACAACCAACTTCAACAAAAACCTAACTAAAACAAATCTCAACAACAACTTCAATACATCACACTGTCATTCGAGATCAGCATTCAACATTCACATTCGAGATCCGCATTTACAAACCCGACACCTAAATCTAAACATAACATACGGCACACAGTATCTTAATACAGCTTAATAGAACTTAAGAGAGCTCAAAACTCACCGGAATAATCAGAATCTCTAACTCCGACAGCAGAGCCACTACGGCGAACATTAGAACTCTTTGATTTAAACGAAGAAGACGCTCTGAGATTCGCAGAAGAAGTCGGTTGAACTCGATCTACTTTCGCCGGACCTCTGCCGTTGCGATACGACGCCATCAGTACAACTTGAAACTGAACACTGCCCTACACCGCTGCTACGCTGCCGTTACCGGAGAGAAATTCATGGAAATTGAAAACGGTAATGTGAAAAATTTGAAGTGTTGTTAACTGTGTGTGGTGTTGCTTTTGAGTTCAAACAACAGGTGTAGAGTTGGGGCCCGAATGTGAGGTGGGAGAAAGGAAGAAATGAAGAATGAAGAGATAATCAATGTACACAGTGATGAGAGATAGAGAGAGGTTAAAGTTGTTGCGGAGGGTGGTTGTGGCAGTGGGAAAGATGAAGTGGGTGCGGCAGTAGTGGTTGTGGCGAAGGGTGGTTGTGGCAGTGGtgatgaaggtggtggtggtttaGAGAGAGATGAGGGTTCTAAAGGTGATGATGTGGGGATTGGGAAAGTTTGGTTTTtatattttaagaaaaaaatACTTAATTAAttcattttgttttatttaagggcattatagtcattttaCACCAACTTAACTGAAAAAATAAACCCCCATCTACGCCAGGGATTATCCGGGAACGgaaattgaaaagttggggactataaaGGTAATCTTAGAAAGTTatggactaaaggtgaaaaataaGCAAGTCACATGGACAATCCGAGCGTTTAACTCTAAAAATATTGGTAACTTCTTACTTTAGGAATCCAAACATCAAAAAGTAAACCCCAATCATATGAATGAGTAGTATAGTGAGATACAAAATTAATTGATTAAGCAATTTGAAACATAAGAGACGATCTTAATAAACGAAACAATTCAACACCATATTAAACTGCAAAACATCTTATTTGAACCCAATACTCATGAAataaataatagaacaatggtgTATGGACGTAGACGGACAACAAGCTGCGtcgctacccctttctgaataacttttttttttgttattgttttatAATCATTATGTGTGCCTCAAACATACTTTTGATTCATAACTACTTCATGTATCCATTCAAATAAAGCATATCAACACACATTAGTCTGTGGATTAGAAAATTTATAATGCATACTTATTATATTTTTTCGTTTATTATTACATCAAACAAAAGAAAGGGTACAATGATCACACAGTCGAACACATCACCATTATTTAGATGAAAGCATTAGTAAACTTGAAAGTGAAATCATTAGTAAACTTCGGGATGGGCAATAGCATAAGACTCCATCTTCTTGAAAGTATTCGTGATTGATTCTTTGATAATTTTAATAACATCATCCATTTGCTTAGCATCACCTTTATACCTAATTAGAAATGTTTGTTTGAATACAGATCCTCCATTAGGTGAAGGTATGAACTTCATATGATAAGTGGTTGTGTTTATTATACCCATCAAGGCGTCACCTTCAAAGAACGTCCAACTAAGTATAAAGTTGCTTGTGTCAATGTCGTCGACTGTGTGCTTTGAACTTGTTCCTGTAACAATCGTTAGTAAAAAAACTATTATGCGAAGACATGAAAGTGCTCTATTCGAGttcaaaattaaaaactaaataaTTATATACGTATATCATGGTGTGGTCTCTTACCATCATTATATGTCATGCTCTTGATGCTTCCAACTCCACCATCACCTTTGATAACGTTGATGGTTTTGTAAGATTCGGGATTAATCTTAGGGGCAATGATGTCAAAGTCAGTGTAGACTTTGAAAAGTTTAGGAGCTGAAAGTGAAGATGTGATCTCTACCTCCGCATAAACCGCGTCCATTATGTATGTGTAATTTTATGAATGAAAATACGTTAGACGAATGATTGTGTTATCCTGAAATAGATGCGCACATAATGGTATTTATAAGGGGTCTACAATACACTTCCATTGCTGACATGCTACACTACATTCCATTTTTGACACGCTACATGTTAGGTATTAGTTTTCTAGCCCTCCAATcctatataataattataataataataataataataataataataataataataaataataataataataatgtaatTTTAAAAGTTAAAGTAATTACATTTTTAAAGGTATACATCTTTTATAGCATGTGATTGAGAAACCAACTTCCTCGTGATTTTTTAAACGTCCATAACATTTTCagactttcattttttttttaaagctTGGGATTTACATGTTATCAAAATTCCAAATTTCCACAATTTTCTAGTTGATTATTCTTAGTTTATTTGGTATTGTAACTTTTTTTCTTGGGCTAAATAACCTAAAAAGCTGATGAAAGTAATGAGTCTGAGATATGAAACTAACGAGCCTAGGAGCGAGATTAGGAGATCCATTTTCCAATTGACCTCGTCAGAAACCTACGAAGGATGACTGATAGTGGAAAAAAACACATTTAATTTACATTGGTGTATTCATTATCACAGATGGCTCTCTTTTTATCCGTTGCAACAATTGTTGAGAGATGGTTTTTATACAATGAAGTGCGTGAAGTCTTATTTGCTTAATCAGATGGTGAGAGAATTTGAACGATAATTGTATTTATTATATAGAAAACCAGTTGCTTAACAATGTTTATATATTTATTCATATTATTATTTATGGTTGACGTACTTTTGTTGTGAATTTGAAATTTGATTTGATTTTATCTTTTTATCATGTGATCAGACTTGACCCGAACTGtaatgaaaaaaataatatacaacaataaacaatcaaccCGCAAAATTTTTGACCCCCTAAAAAAGTTCATGGGTCTACATTGCATATTAGGGGTGATCAATAGGAGGTAGGAGGGTTCCTCACGATCTAACTATGTTTAAATTCATTTGGAGAGGGTTCTTACACTTCCTTAATATGTTAATACTTGTACGGGTATTTCTTGTACAATTGGCCATTGGGAAACCTAGAACTACAAAACTATTTGGTATGAACATAAGATATTCTTTACTTGGTTTTATGCGCATTGTATATTTTGTGTCCGACAAGTTTTTGTTTGTTTAAGTTTTGACACGTGTCTTAATTCCTTAGGTTTAGATTGAATGTTGGGGCACTACGCTAGGTAGGGCAGACCTTCATCTTTTGGCTTGGTTCATGATGCTTGTTTAATATATAACtgactaggttataacccggaaattttccgggtaggaaaatttaatttacaacaaataaaagtataaaaataacatttttaacATCTAAAGTATCATCTTTCCATTTTATCCACCATAAATTTTTAATTCggtttcttaaactttttcttgttgtaaagagcCATAAGAACATACAAAAGTAAGAATGTATATTAATCATGTATATTTTTTTAGTATAAcggattattttttaaaaatttataaacACGTATAGACAATAACagattattttttaaaaatttatgttGTGGTTAGCCACTCTCATTTTTTTAGCCTAACTATTGATAGAACATAAGCAAATCTATAATATGCTAAATCTGATGAGGAAAAGGAGAGTTGCAAAGATTATATTGGCCTGCTGCTCATCGATTAGAGCTACCTACATAATGTACACATTCACGCCCACATCAAAAATCTAAATATCCAAAGTAACAGAAAAGGTTTAATGGTTCTAAACATACCTTTGCGATTAAGAGCAAAATAACAGGGAGGCGGCGATTAAGATCAAAATAACAGGGAGAAACGCGGTGCATGTACGTATGTGACGGATCTGCAACTAACGCCGGAGATGGCAAATCCCACTCATTTGCAAATCCGTGACCGCGTAAAAACGACTACCTCTTGACGCGGAGGAATGACGGAGTTACAACCAAGACACCGAACCTTGCCCCACCCACATCAGCTACAACAAAAAACATCAACCAAAAGATACATGTTTGGATTTAGTAGAACTTTATCAATTTGTTTCATGAAGAAGATTAACATTTTATCAACAAATAAAGAAACTCAGACATAAATCAAGAATGAATACCACTGAAGTAGGTCAAGACAAAAACTTAATCAAACCCAAATGAAATCGACCAAGTTGCATTCATCCACTATTTGTTGTTTGTAATTTCTTTTTTATTCTAAAATATCATACTACATAAAATATCCTAAACAAAGGGACACCATGAAGGTATAAAACGGTAAAATCTTCTTCATAAAAATATTGGTGCGCCCAAATCCAAACTCTCAACCAAACATCATAGAACCCTAACAATTTTATCATAAATTCGTCATTAGCATGTAACCATTACAATCGAAATGAACCTCAGAAGAAGCCACAGTCGAGTGACTCAAACGAAACGAATCTCAGCCCAGACTTCTTATTCCAAAATCACACGATCTTCACAACGAAAGAAGTAATctgcaaaaaaaataaataaataaaataaaaaaaaattagttgTCTGCTTAATTTGGGTCAGACTTTTAATGCTCTTAATTGAGTAGCATTTGAAGTAAATCAATCAATTCTACCGATCAATTtcttcaaaatttgaaacattcacAACTAAAAAATATCATAAAAGATTATAAAACGTACATGTTTGAGGTTACCTTTCGGTTATGACAACACTCTGAGGACTGGCTCAACTAACTCCACTTACCACGTTTAAACCAA of Helianthus annuus cultivar XRQ/B chromosome 1, HanXRQr2.0-SUNRISE, whole genome shotgun sequence contains these proteins:
- the LOC110943756 gene encoding root allergen protein, with the protein product MDAVYAEVEITSSLSAPKLFKVYTDFDIIAPKINPESYKTINVIKGDGGVGSIKSMTYNDGTSSKHTVDDIDTSNFILSWTFFEGDALMGIINTTTYHMKFIPSPNGGSVFKQTFLIRYKGDAKQMDDVIKIIKESITNTFKKMESYAIAHPEVY